TCCCTGTTCTTTTGGAGCAGCGGCGGGCAGCCCCCCGCACGTCAGTTCACAAGGGGGGTGGGTACCAGAGGCTTCCATGGCCCAGGGCAGGCAGAAGAGCAGCAGGGTCTGTTCTGGCACAACTCCTCCAGGAGCACACGATGAGGCGCcgaagtggggaaggaggggggaggtgcagggctggctccagtgtttttgccgccccgggcggcaggggaaaaaaaaaagctgcgatcggcagcagctctaccgccgccgcttcgttcttcggcggcaattcggcagcagtgcttccctccgagagggactgagggacccgccaccgaattgccgccgaagagccggacgtgcctccccttcccattggccaccccaagcactggcttgctgcactggggcctggagccggccctggggaggTGGAAGCAAGGTCACAGCTTCTGGGGCAGGACCAGCCAGCATCATCCAGAGAGGTGTGTGGGCCGGGAATGGGGATGTGCCCCTGGGTACTGGAAAGatctaggacaggggtaggcaaactttttggaccgagagccacatctgggaatagaaattgtatgatgggccatgaatgctcagaaaATTGGAGCTgtggtgcaggaggtggtgagggcttggcttgggggtgcaggctccaggatggggccagcaatgaggagttcagggtgcaggagggggctccgggctaggGCAGGGGATGGGATGAGGGCTCccgctggggatgcaggctctggggatgaggagtttgggctgtaggagggggctctgggctgggatcgaggggttcggagggcgggagtgggatcagggctggggcaggaggttggggcgtggggagaggctcaggagtgcaggctccaggcagtgcttacctcaagcggctcccagaagcggcagcatgtccccactccagctcctatgtggagctgcagccaggtggctctgtgcgctgccccatccacagtcgcccctgcagctcccattggctgcagttcccggccaatgggagctgcaggggcagcgctagGGGCGggagcagtgtgcagagcagagccccctggctgcccctacatgtaggagccagaacGGGGCCATGCCGCTGCCtctgggagccacgtggagcggaccccgaccctgctccccagctggagctccggagtggggcaagccccagaccccgctccccagcgggagctcgagggccgcttaaaatggctggtgggccgAATGCGGCCTGCaggccgtaatttgcccacccctgctccagggctccACGGCTCCCCCTGGTGCTGGCCCCGGCACAGTGCAGCTCTAAGTGATCCCATACTCGAGTTATTGATACGCTTGGAATATCCTTCATCCGCTGGGTGAGAAGAGACCGATGGACAGACCCGTCCCAGACACGTCACTCAGGCACCTTTTCGGCTGGGCTTTCCCGTCCTTCTTTTGTGACAGTCGCTGTTAGGGTTGGGGGTGAGCACCAGGGGGCATTGCTCTGTATATCGTAACCACGGCTTACAcacctgcctgctgaggaatgacacATCGTCATTGTGTGCTTCTGAGGCACCTTTGAGCTGGGGAGCTCAGAGCATTCACAGACATCAATTGCTTGGGCTACAGAGGAAGTGAAGACAGATCCGCCCATTTCTAAGAGCAGAGTGAATTTAGAGGCAGACCACAGCTGCCAGGGCTAGAGTTTTGGGCTAACACTGAAAAGCACCTAGGGCTCTTTAATGACCCCCAGGGGTCAGGCCCTCCATTGTACAGCTCCTCTGAAAGGCAGGACCGCCGCAGCACAGCCATACACTGGTGCAGTTATTCAGTACAGACGCCCAGCTCCACTCTTCCCTTCAGCATCTGAGTGCTTCTCGGGGAGCTCCTTCCCACGCAGAGGATCACAGCTCAGGTGGCTGCAAGACAGGTTGAGCCCTGCAATTTCAGCTGTGACTGTTTATTCCTCTGTCAAAGCTAATCACAGTGACTCAGCCAGTGATGGTGAAAGAATGGATAAGAAACCAGCCCTGGACTGGACAGCCGGGTTAAAGCTGACAACCATACGTAAGCAGAGACCCACAGCTGAGCAGAATAAGGAACTATGTTTACTCAAAGCTCAGAGTCCAAAATTTCATTCCCACTCAGATCGTGGGCAGAGCCATAACCAAAGGGCAGAATCTGGCAGGTGTTTCACTGGAGCTCAGAGATTGTAGAATTATGCACATTTCTCTACAAAAGGGCAGAAGTGAAGTGGACGCCGAGAAACCTAGGATCCTAGAGAAATACACTGAAAAATAGAACAGGTTCTGATGCATCCTGCTAAGTGTATCTGACTTTACCAAGATCAGAGAGCCACAAACCCCAGTGGTTTACAGCACTAGGTAACTCAGAGCTTTGGGGgattttccatttttgtttattaaaaattaatatttcccTTCTTGGCATATCAGAGATTTTTCTATAGTAAAATACACATAAAGTAAAATGCAGAACTTTTGTGCTTTCTAAACAGTGTTTTGCATCTTCCATTATATCTCCCTCATTTCAGTTCAAGCactaaaaatacagaaaaaaaatgcagggGAAAAGTTAATGTGAATAAATatatggaccaaattcatccatTCATCCTCCGGtgaggtcagtggagttacaccagggattcaTTGCCTCCATGTCATCGACTTAGACAAATGAGTCACTTTAAAGAGAGTTTCTTTGTTTGTCCCAATGACCCACAAGTGTTCTCTGATTCCTGTTTTAGAGAGCTCTGAAGAGCTTGTTGACCCTCAAAGTGCGCTGTGCGATTGCACCCTCCGGAGGAGCTCACTTCTCCCGTTCTCAGGAACACTGGGAACCTGAGGAAAGGATGAAAAGGAAGAACAATTTCCacatttttggggggggagggaagttgGAGGGAATTTCTCCATGTGTCTTGCTGTTAGCTGGGCCTTTTGCATCAGACCTGGCGTCTAGCGGCAGAACCAACGGGAATCTTCAGGACGTGTGAAcagacacagcccagctctaCAAAAGGACAATGAGTGTTATTAGTGGTTATAGCCAGGTGAAAGGTTTTGCATGAAAAGGGTTCTCCCCCCTTTTCTTCACAATCAAACAGCGCCAGGAAGAGCAGTGAGCTTCACCACGTTTTACCGTTTTTTCCCCATCCTTTTTTCATCATATTCATCATTTCTTTTCATTTGGGGTTTTCTCTTCTTTGCCTTCAGCTTCTGGgccattttcaaaagtagaaaatcccacccacccctccccaaaaGTGACTGATGGTaaaaagagagaggaggaaggagagagagcgaAAAGGGGGAGCAAAGGTGGGGGGTGTTTGGGGTAGGGCTCTTCAGTGGGGAATTTTGGGGGGATGAGGGTTGTTTGATGGGAGGGGGACTGGTGGGGGACGGGGCTGCTGGGGTGAGGgttgttgggggaggggatacAGAAGGCCCAGTCGGGGTTTTGCTCCCCCTCCCACAGGCCAGGACATCTCCCTGATTTCTCCTTCTTGCCCCATTTCTGGGTCCCTGAGCCAGCCCTCCCCCCCTTTCTTATTTGCATGTGGTTGGGTGTTGgcagcggtgggggtgggggcagacaaGGTGGCTCTGGAGCATTTGTTTCTTGCTCTTTTCCTTCTGCTGTCTCCTCTCTTTTCCCACCTTCTCCCTTTgtcctctgccccccactcctctctcctccgAGTCTTGCAGAGATCTGGAGAGACCCTGCTCCTGGCCGCCGCCTCGGGCTCTGAGGGCTGGCTACACGACAGACCTTATCCTGTTGGCACACacagggtgcagggtgcagtCTGCTGACATGACTGACCGACAGCCCCGACCTGGGCACATCGCGCTTAGGAGCATGTCAGTGAATGTGACTCCCGCAGTCTACAACCCCCGGGATATGGAACGAGCCTGGCGGGGGACAGGAGGCTCCTGGTCTTCATGGGGAAATCTGGGGAGGGAAAAatctagtgcagaccaggccagaGCAACTCGAGGtgcctctcccctcacctcactGCATAGTGGCCCCCCAGAACTCAGTTGAGGACAGGGGGGCTGAGGATTTCAAGGCAGCCACCCCACGGACATACCCAAATGCTGGGGACTGGAGAGTGAAGGGAGCAGCCACTCTTCTGGGAGATGCCTTTGGGAAATCAAACAGTCCCCGAGGTTAAACAATATATATTTCAAAAAATCTTCACAAATCCCTGTTGATAAAATGACCCCTGGGCTCTGTGACCAGCACCGGCTCCTCCTCCATGCAGAGACAGGGCAGGCACAGAGCAAGGATCCAGAAGGGAGCAggctgcagggggctgctggggggaggtggACCAGACAGGCCCGAGAGagagggatggaatgggggcaCAGGAGGAGAGAAGGCCTGGGAGATGACGAAGAACGCAGAccaagggaggcagaggggaagggaaggctgGAACAGCAGCTTTCTGCCTGGTCATTCCAGTCCATGACCCCTTGTTACAACAGAAAACAGTTGGTTAGGCCCCTCCATTTAGTCATGGGGAGCTGTGACCCCAGCTGGGGGTAGAAATGGGGCTCAcatccactcccctcctctgcttGGACACTAGAGCCATCCTGTACGGCTATTCAGCCTGAGACCTCAGCTTTTCCCAGCATTACCTCGAACCATTGCCCTGTCACTGGCTGAGCGTTGTTGGAATGGATGGGCTTTGGCATTTATTGGTCAAAGCTGACCCAAGGCACTAACCACCTGATAGAAAATAGGAATTAGGCCAACACAAGGGAAGTGGGAGATTATTGCTGAGCAAACATTAGCGATTGTGCAATGCGCAGCCTCTTATAAAACCCAGACAATTATATCCTGCTCTCATTTGTGTATTATTTGTCAATAACCACTTCCCCCATTGCAAAATCTGACTGGCACTAACACCCTGTGATGGAGAGAGTTGTGAAGCCTTCCCTTTGTGGGACATTGTGCTGCCGGGCCCTGCCTGTGCCCTGATTTCTGATGGCAGAAGATAACCTACAGCAGACACTATGGCCCAGACCACATGTTCATTGGGGGAAAACAACGACTTTCAGTTAAATTCAGCACCTGCAGCTTCCCCAGCAACAGTCATTTCTCATCACCCCCAACTTCTGTTCTCACCAACAATCACCTGCACCTGGCTGTACTATACTAATACAGAACCAACCAACCCCCTTACCCGAGAATAGGGCAGAACCACTCAACGCCCTCTGGGAACAATGCAGAACCACCAAAAACCCATCAAGAATGGAACAGAACCACCCaacccccccaaacacacccaaGGACAGGCCAGAACCACCAAGACCCATAAAGAATGGGACAGAACCATCCAATTCCACCAAGAATGGGATAAAACTGCCCAAACCCACTGATAATGGGATGCAACCACCAAAACGCATCAAGAATGAGGCAGATTCACCCAAGCCCCTAAGAATAGGGggaaagtgttcaataaatatttctgttctgcgtttagaaagaagcaggatgatatGTGTATCTCATGACGACGACGAAGTACTTTCTAATCCATTAGTAACTGAAAAGTGTGTTAAACAACATCTACTTGAGAGAGAAACCTTTTTAAATCAGTAGGCCTGATAACAGTCCTTACAGAACTGGCTAGGGAGATCTCTGGCCCGTGTAGGTTCATTTTTACTAAACCTTGGAATGccagggaaattccagaagactgaagaGTGCTAATGTTGTTCCAATATTCAGAGCGAGCAAGTGGGGTGACCTGGGTGACTATAGGCCTGTTAGCccgacatcaatcccaggcaaaataacAGAAAGGCTGATACGGGATTCaactgataaagaattaaaggatgggaatataattaatgccaggcAACATGGAAAACTGGttttgtcaaaccaacctgattttATTATTTCATAAAATTACAAGCATTAggctggaaggtgttaatggcCCCATCGATCCCAGACATGGTTTAAGCTGATAGATGTGGtaactccccctctccccccttcattCAGGCTAAGTGGAAGGAACAATTAGTCCCCCTTTACATggtgatagctgaaacaataaaAGCCACCACCCAAGGCACTGGGCCACATGGCAATGACTGAGCAAGAATTAACCCAGCAAGAATAAGAAGGGTTTCCTGGGGCTGCTGGCAAAATGCAGGCCTAGGGGATGTAttggttgagagagagagagagtgtgtgagagagacagacagacagacagacaaaggaaagCAAGAGAAGCTGTGAGTGTGGCCCTGGGGGAAGCAGAGTGAGAAAGAATTTATTCGGGGCACaggactcatagaatcatagaatatcaggcctGGAAtatcaggaggtatctagtccagtcccctgccctgctcaaagcaggaccaacaccaattaaatcatcgcagccaaggctttgtcactGTGGAGGCCAACTGTAACCACGGAAACTGTTACTACTGTTAGTTCCTATTGTGGACAGGGAAACAGGACTGTGTGGACATCCTTTGTAAACAAACAGGACCACACCAAAGCAACGCCTGACTCATCAACttctcctcctaacagaaacCACCAAGCAATGCCCTCAGTACTGGCTAACTtagcggttttcaaactttttgagctgagccccTCCACCCTGCCCTCTTTGAGTCAGAATTTTTGGTTGCTCTCCCCGAACCAGACAAAAATAGACACAATAcctgctcctcccagcttgggtTTTCTGGTGGGGGAAGGCGATGGTCTCTGGGAGAGGAGCCAGTGCTGGGCACAGAGGCTGCTGGGAGTGGATGTTCACACTGAACCACAGGCTGGGtgacctgctgaggtgagtcaggggtgGAGGTGGCAGAGCTCCCTCCCCGAGCCCAAGCTGCCTGGCATCGCCGCTCACCCCCGCAAaggttcctccatgcccccctagggCAGAGCTTAGGGgtcatgccccacagtttgaaaaccactgggctaCCTGACCACAAGTTTGATTGAAGAAGATAACTGCGTTGATGCAATAGACTTAGACTTACCTAAGGCATTTAGTTtagtactgcacaacattttaattaaaaaactagcTCTGTACCACTTCAATAGCGCACACATTGCATGGCTTAAGAACTGGCTGACTGACAGGTCTCAGAAAAGTAGTAGTCAATGGGGAATCATTGAACAGAGGTGAGTCTAGTGGGGTTCTGCCTGGACCAGGACTAGATGTATTCAGTGTTTTTAGcagtgatctggaagtaaatgtaaaattGCAGCTCATAGCTTTCAACGATGACCCAAGGAGTGGCGGAGTGGTAACTACCGACCAGGgcagggcagtcatacagagtgatctgggaAGCTGAGGCCCATTCAAACGAGATGTTTTTGAATACAGCCACATGCACAGTAATGCAGCTAAGAACAAGAAGTGTTggccacacctacagaatggtTCGCTGTCTTCTGGAAAGCAGGGACTCCAAAGGATTTAGGAGTCATAGTACCAAGCAACTCAAAAGGAGCTCGCAgcgtgatgctgtggcaaaaaaggctaatgcaatcctgcaATGTATAAGTGGGAGAGTAGAGAGTAGGCGCAGGGAACCCATTTTACCCCTGTGTACAGCACTGTGAGACAATACTGTAATATGGCATCTAGGTCTGGGGTCCAcgttttaaaaaggatgttgaaaaattggagaagatgCAGAAAGGAGgcacaaaaattatttgaggaTTGGAGAAATGCCGGACgatgagagacttaaagagctcagtcTACTTAGTTTATCCAAAAAATCATTGGgtgatgacttgattacagtataAGTATCTTCTCTGGTAGAAAACAGAGGGTATTAAGGGTtccttaatctagcagagaaaggcagaataAGAACaagtggctgaaagttgaagccagacaaattcacaTCAGAAATTGGGCACCAATTTTGAACAGGGAGGGTGATCAACCGtcagaacaaactaccaagggaagggtggattctccatctcctgaggtTTTCAAATGCAGCCtggtgcctttctggaagatgctttagccaaacacaaattaTCAGATCAATCCAGGGGTAACTGGCCCACCCAGACCACCAGAGGACAGGGCAAACCTCCTCATACCCCCAAGAATGAGACAGAACCATCTAAACCCACTAGTACCAAGGCAGAGGCAGGCACCCAAACTCATTAAAACAGAGAGCTGGCTAGACAGTGCCACATGCTGCCCCCCGGGCAGCGCTGTGCCCATCCGTGGAGTGCCCCAGTCAGCACTGCCCCCggcatgcccccccccagccagtccCTGGGCCAAAAACAGAGAACACGCAGCTGGAATCTAGCAGGGAACTGAGAAGGCACAAGGCCTTATCCCTGCACAAAGCATCCAGATTGAGCCCTAGGGCAGCCCGCTCCTCTCCGGGTAGGTccaggccaggggaggctccaggcactagcaagccacggggggcgctctgccggtcgccgcaagggcggcaggcaggctgccttcagcagcacgCCTGAGGAggatctgctggtcctgcggctccagtggacctcccgcaggctgccgccgaatccgcgggaccagggacctcccacagtcGCCACCAAATCCgggggactggggacctcctgcaggcaagctgccaagggcagcctgcctgccgtgcttggggcagcaaaatacctagagccgccccccGGGGAGGTGACATTGTCAGTGGCACCCAGGTGTGCCCATGGGCTGGATGAGAGCagcccagccaggctccccccaGGCCCAGGGGTCTTGCTGGTGGTTTGCTCTAAGGGGGTGGGACTCAGCCAGGGCACGAGATGTTTTTGTTGCGATTAGCGCAGGCAAAGGTGCTGTCCCCTGGGCTGTGTCTGGGAGGCGGGCTCGGTACGTCCTTCTCGGGAGGAAACCCACAGCGGCCGGCGCCCCTGGGTGCAGCATGGTCCTTGGCGGGCTCCTAGGGAgcagcgcggggcggggggggcaggtctCCGCTGCTCCCCCCGAGAAGCTCTGCTCCCCCTTAGCCCCTCCCACCGCGCAGGGACCGGGGACTCCCCGCTTTTTCCAACTCCGCTCGCCAAGCAGGGCCCGGCCCCGGGAGCTCCTGCGTGCCCAGGAGACCGCAGCTCCGGCCTGGCGGGAGACACGCGGGCAAGGGCGGCTGGCTGCACGCctggagctgggctcagcctcaGCCCCCCTCGCcgtgccaggctgggctgggctgggctgcgcagggaggcaggaggagaaacCGGAGACTCCCTGGCCGCTCCCCAGGGCACTCCCCCGCCATTATGCAAAGCAGAGTGGCGAGGTGCGCGGGGAGGCTATAAAAGGGGAGCGGCCGCGGCCGGGTGTTTACTGCGCTTAGGCTGAGCCGGCTGCTGCACCGGGCCGGCTGCGCTGCGCTCCCACGCGCCAGGTATCCAGGCTGCGCTGCCCTCCCACGCGCCAGGTACCCGCGCTGCGCTCTGCACCGGGCCGGCTGCGCTGCGCTCCCACGCGCCAGGTATCCAGGCTGCGCTGCGCTCCCACGCGCCAGGTACCCGCGCTGCGCTCTGCAGCGGGCACCATGCGGCTGGCGGGGGCAGCCCTGATGCTGTGCGCGGCGGCGTGGCTGGGCTCCCGGGCGGGCGGCTTCCCGGCCGGCAGCAAGGAGCGGAAGGTGCAGTTCGCCTCCTGGGACGAGGTGAACGTGATCGCGCAcgggctgctgcagctgggccacgggCTCAAGGAGCACGTGGACAAGACCAAGGGGCAGCTGCGGGAGCTGGGCGGCCGGCTGAGCGCCCACAACGGctcgctggggctgctgctgcgcCAGACCCGCGAGGCGCAGGAGCAGGGCGGGCAGCTGCGGGCCGCCGTGCGGGAGCTGCAGGGCCGGGACCAGCAGCTCTTCGGGCTCTCCGAGGCGCTGCGCGAGAAGCTGCAGCAGATGGCCGGGGACAAGGCGGAGATCCAGGGCCGGCTGGAGCAGCTCGAGGGCAAGATCCGGCAGGTGCTGCAGGGGCGGCCCTCGGAGAACCAGAGCGCCAAGGAGCTGGGCACGCTGCAGGTGAGTCCGCTCCCGGCTGCCCGGGGGTCCCCCCGCCGCTGCGCTGAccctgcagggggctctctgGAGGGCTGCGTCCGTTCAAGCAACCCCCGTGTCAGCCCAGGGGCGCGCACAGGCGCCCGGCCGCTCGCTGCTCTCCCGGGGACAGCGGTCTGGCGAGCCCTCGACCCGGCGAGGCTGgctgtcccctcccctctcccagtgcCTAGGCAGCGCGGCTCCGGGGGGCTGCTGCCGGGAAGGGGAGGCAGCGCTGGGGCCAGCGGGCTGCGCTGTCAGCTGAGGGCTTCATGCGCTAAGTGCCGGACAAGCCTAGAGGCAGCGAAAGTAGCCTGGGAAATTCCCAGCCTTGGTCTCGGAGCTCGGCAAACGCCCCCGAGTGACCCTCGCCCGGCCGTGGGGACAGGGGTGTGCGGAGCTCATCCTTTCCTTTGTGTTTTAGTCCCTGATGGATGCTCAGAACACGAGAATCGAGGAGCTTTTGCAGAAGGTCAAACAGCAGCAGTACAAACTGGACAAGCAGAACCTGCAGATTAAAAGCCTGCAGAGCAAAGTAAGTTCCGCCGGGGCTTTTCCTGAATGCTAATAGCAGTGGGAATAGGGAGCAGTGGGAATCGGGAGCAGGCTGGGAGCTTCTTGGGAGCCTAATTTAATAATTCAGGACCCAGCCTAGGGGCTTGGCTGTCATGGGACTGTAGAAGGAATCTGAGCCTCTGTGTCATTTAGCTTCACAGGGCTTTAAAAGTGCTTGTTGTGTTGGCACAAAATATTGTGGCCTTTGAGCCTCTGGGTCAGACACACACAAATTGGAACCTTTTATCCAAGCCCCGGCATGCTCTGAAACTGGGGGGAGGTTCAGCTAGATTGGACCTGGACCCGAGGTGCTCGGCTCTGCCACCTCTTTCTTTGTTTGCACAATAAACCCCTGGCTGACAGGGTTGTACAAACCCACAGCCGCTCAGAGCACCAGATCTGTTGTATAATCTGCCCAGGGGAGTTCAGCCATGCTAAGAGCTGATcctggagcaggcaggcagtgtcACCACTAACTGCTCTGGGAGCCGTTAGACCAGCTCTCCTATGGATCAAGTCTGCTCTGAGTCGCTAACTCATCCATGTTTTTGGCACAGGTCAATCTATTGATCCCTCTGCATCTTAAGGACAACAAAACTCAGAGTCTAAAGTGGAGGATAAACCTGAAGAAAAGCATCAGACACACCAACCAAAGCCAAAACGCCAGTGTGGAACCTGCACAGCCACAGAGTGAGTATCTgtcacctccctcccaccccgtTAGCCGAGTCCTCCTGTCAGCAGTTCCAGCTACAGCCCAGAAACAAAAGGTTCAATTGTCCTGATTCAGGATGTGAAATTGGCTTTCACGGGAGTTGAGTGGAACTGGAAGGATCTGCTGTGTGGGCAGGGTCTGGCCTCCAGGATCTAGCAGGGATCCAGGATCCAGTCTGGCAGGGATTTAAGGATTTTACAGGAGTGTTTCAGCTTCATATGGAGAATGCCTGTGGGAAGCAGATGAATTCTGCCTGAAGGTGTGTAGCTAAATGGGTGAAGTGGCTGAATGAGGCTGGCAGGCCAGGGTGGTAGCACTTGGTCATTGGTTTTGTGCAGAGGAGTCTTGTTCTATCTGGAGGTTGAAATGCAGCTGAGGAGTCTTCCCATATCCTGTatccctcggggtgggggtggggttcatcTGCCACGAGCGAAGGACAGGAATTAGATGGGAAGCTGTGAGTCTATGTACCTGCATCACTGTGGGGTCTGAGCACCTCACCCCCACGAAGAGGGAAGTACTGTGGCTGTCCCCATGGTACAGAGGGGGAGTGAGGTGCAAGGAGCCAGAGGCTAACCTGGGAAGCCTGTGGCTGAGCAGGGTTTTGAATCCCAGTCTCCGGAGTCCCAGGTTAGTGCCTTGAGTGCTGGACAATTCCCTGcacgtgtgcgcacacacacttcCATTGGGCCTGTGACCTTTAGAGCAACCTCCTTCAGGTCACACACAGAGCCTGGCTCTGCTTCCATCACAcagaaaactcccactgagttcagtggaagcaggaccaGGGCGAGTGGCTTAGTGGCTTGTTGGGCCATGTACTGCAGGCTGCTCCCCagacaggagctctgtgcagactAGGGAAATGCCTACGCTCTCCAGCTGGCTGTGTAAAGGGTCTGACCCAAATAGGAACGATTTAGAAGGCAAATGGGTTTTCCCTCTGTGTCAAGCACAGGAAGCTCTCCAGGCAGAAAGGCTGCAGAGGGGGGTAGTTAGTTAGCACATGGGAAGACTGAAAGCAGAAAGTGCTGTTAcccggctgctgctgcccctgcaagAACAAAACAAAGCGCCAGGGGCTAGGCAGAGAACAAAGAGCATAGGAGATGAATGCAGACAGGGAGAGGCCAAAATATAGCGCGCCACACCTGGGGGACTTCCAGCCAGCTTTCTGTTGAGCTGGGTTAGCTCTCGGTCACACTGGGTTCTTGGGACCAGAGTCCTCTATATTAGGACAATGGGGAGCAAAATAGAGCAGTACATTCCTGAAAACCTTTCCCGAGTCCCCCTCTGCCCTTGCCCCACATGGCTGGCATGAGACTGGGCAGGGagggcgtccctagcctctgtttgccagaagctgggaatgggtgacaggggatggatcacttattgataattgccctgttctgttcattccctctgggacacctggcactggaCACTGTTgaaagagaggatactgggctagatggacctttggtctgagcgttcttatgctcttatgagGGCAGCATCTCCCCACACCCTGTCTCTACACTGGGGCACACTGACTGCTAGAGGAGGTGGCAAAGACTGGTCAGGATGACCAAGAGTGACAGAACCTTAGGTCTTTTTCACTGTGGAGCAGGCCATGATTCTTCTGTTGATGGCAGTGGTGGTTCCACTCAAGAGAAGGTTCCCCTTTTAGGTCAAACCTTGAGTTCCTCTTCATTTGCCTGATCACTTTTGTTGACTGGCAACTGCAATTCAATTTCCTCCCTGATTAGCAAGGAGAAGGAGCCTTCCGGCAAGTACTGGCCCCAGTGTCCTCCCTGGGCTGTTTGCTCCCTGCATTCCTAGCAGCCAATCACTCAGAAGGTTGGTGCTCAGAGCTGCTCCCTGCCTATGGAGAGCCAGTCCCCCAATGCTGCTGCATTGGGGGTCGTGTGGGCAATGAGCCCCGTAAGCAACTTCTTCAGAATGGCCCTTTTATGTACATCCAGCGAACACAAGTTAACAGACTAAGCATGGCACTCGGCCAACTGTGCAAAAGTTGAAGATTTGAAACAACCTCAAGAGCAAGAGGTTTAATCACTTGCAGAAGGTAGATCATGTCTTCAGGCGCTGCATACGCTCTCCTCCCTGGCAGCTCGCCAAGTAGGCAAAAGTTAAACCCTATCTCCCAACAGTGCTGGGATTCCAAAATAATTTGGTTGGGGAAGGCGGGGTGGGGAAAGCAAAGCAAACAGTTCCTAGTGGGAGTAAAAGAAACACTTGAACAACTGAGCCTGGAATGCAATCCTGTGTTCAAGGAACAGTGTTTACT
This sequence is a window from Mauremys reevesii isolate NIE-2019 linkage group 26, ASM1616193v1, whole genome shotgun sequence. Protein-coding genes within it:
- the ANGPTL4 gene encoding angiopoietin-related protein 4, encoding MRLAGAALMLCAAAWLGSRAGGFPAGSKERKVQFASWDEVNVIAHGLLQLGHGLKEHVDKTKGQLRELGGRLSAHNGSLGLLLRQTREAQEQGGQLRAAVRELQGRDQQLFGLSEALREKLQQMAGDKAEIQGRLEQLEGKIRQVLQGRPSENQSAKELGTLQSLMDAQNTRIEELLQKVKQQQYKLDKQNLQIKSLQSKVNLLIPLHLKDNKTQSLKWRINLKKSIRHTNQSQNASVEPAQPQKLPLDCQQLFLAGERSSDVFQIQPLGSQPFKVYCDMTAEGGWTVIQRRLDGSVDFDQLWEAYKNGFGDLSGDFWLGLEKIYHIVQEGRYNLSIELQDWEGNSQLIQFLFSLGGENTAYTLSLLGPVSGELENALGDFRQLPFSTRDQDNDFKADTNCAKHLSGGWWFSTCGHANLNGKYFRSIPRQRHERKQGIFWKTWKGRYYPLKSTTLKIRPTELETES